AACACGTATGGAAGATCCGGAGTTGCTCTCCTTTATCAAGAGTTGCCTTCAAAACAAGATTGGGGTGTTTATACTCGGGGAACAGATATTAAACCCGCAGTGGTCACTCGATCTGGAGCTTAATACAATCATGATGCCAAATCTTGCGGATAGACCAGAGGATCTGGCTCCACTGATGCAGCATTTCCTGACGGATTACTACCACAAATACGGAACTACTGCGGTGAGAATCAAAGAAGATACTCTACAGCTGATCCAAGATCAGATCACACATATGAACGTCAACCAGCTGAAACACCTGATCAAGCAGGCTGCACTCAACGAACAAGATTATGTAATCACCACGGCTACCTTGTCCCGGTTGCTGGATCAGCAACCTTCTTCAAGCCCAATGAAGTTGAACGGTACGTTGAAGGAGATTGAGAAGGAAATTATTCAGATCGTGCTTCAGGAGGAAAATAACAATCAATCAAAGGCCGCAGAGCGTCTGGGGATTAACCGGGCCACATTATGGCGTAAACTTAAAGATTAACTTTAAGTTTGCGTCTTTTTTATCGCTTTTATGTGTTGCATTTTTAAACAGTTAACCAAGTATTTAAAATTTACAATAATTTATTGTTGCTATATTAAACGATATGGGATAACATAATCCCTGCAAGCGCTTCATAAAAACGATTACTTCATAAGGAGCTACTACTATGAACATTAAAGCAACTTTAGATCGCATCCCTGGCGGTATGATGGTCGTTCCCCTGTTACTCGGTGCAACCATTAATACATTCTTCCCGAATGCCCTGCGCATTGGCGGATTCACGGAAGCCCTTTTTGTTAACAGTGCCAGTACTTTGATTGCCCTGTTCCTGTTCATTGCGGGTACACAGATTACGTTTAAAACAGCAGGTTCCTCTGTCGGCAAAGGCTTGACCTTGCTTACATTCAAATGGGTGATTGGTGCAGCCCTTGGTTTTATCGCTATTTTGTTCGCGGATTCAAACGGGTTATTTCTCGGCCTGGCCCCGCTTGCCATTATTGCTGCGATGACTAACTCCAACGGCGGTTTGTACATTGCTCTGGCCGGCCAATACGGGAAAGAAGATGACAAAGCAGCCTACCCTTTCCTGGCACTCAGTGATGGTCCTTTCCTGACCATGGTAGCGCTCTCCGTCTTTGGTGCGATGGGTTTTGCGAACGGTATGTTTTCCCCTATGGCCTTTGTCGCAGTATTGCTTCCGCTCATCGTTGGTGTCATTATTGGTAATCTGGACCGCAATCTGGCGGAATGGCTGCATAAAGGCAGCGACAAACTTGTTCCGTTCTTTGCATTTGCTCTCGGTATGAACATTAGCTTCTCCTCCATCATTCAAGGTGGTCTTAGCGGAATTTTACTGGGTGTGTTAACCGTGTTATTAACGGGCGGAATCGGTTTCCTGCTCTTTAAAGCCATCGGCTGGAACCCCATCGTGGGTGCTTCCGAAGGTTCAACTGCCGGGAATGCTGTAGGTACACCTGCTGCCATCGTTGCTGCTAATGCTTCATTTGGCCCGATTGCCGAGATTGCTACGGTGCAAATTGCAGCGAGCGTTGTAACAACAGCCATCCTGTTGCCGATCTTCATCGGGTTCCTCTCCAAACGACTGGAGAAATCAGGTGGAGTCGAGAAATACAATCAACGACCAACCACATAAATGGGTTTCACCTGATTTAATGTGCTTAATCTGTGCTTAATGGATGATCTGAACGGACTTTTTATTAAATTGTGCTTACAAGGAGGGATGACTGCATGAAATTAGCCATTATTGCAGATGATTTGACCGGTGCCAATGACAGCGGGGTGCAGCTTGCCCGTCATGGCTTGAAGACCAGTGTTCTTTTTAATATGGATGAAGGCCCTCTTACACGTTACGATGCCGTCGTCTTTGATACAGATAGTCGTTCCATATCCCCGCAGGAAGCGTATGACCGTGTATATCGGGCTGCTGAATTGCTGACGAACAACGGATTTGAGACGATTTTCAAAAAAATGGACTCCACCATGCGCGGTAATATCGGCATCGAGATTGATGCTGTATATGATGTCGTAAAGCCGGACTTTATGATGATTGCCCCGGGATATCCAAAAAATAACCGGACGATATTGGAAGGAATTCATTACCTGAACGGCGTTCCGCTGGCAGATACTGAAATTGCCCATGATCCGAAGACACCTGTAACGATTTCCTACCTTCCCGACTTGTTGAAACAACAGACCAAGTACGAAGTTGGCGAGATCACCGTCGCCGATCTGGAAGCCGGGCAGAATCATATTCGCACCAAGCTAGAGCAGTTGAAAACAAATAACATTCCTTATGTAATGGTGGACTCCACCGAAGAAAGACATCTGGAACTGATTCTGCAGATGACTCGCGAGTTGGATTATACCTTTACTTGGGCAGGTTCGGCGGGTATTGCCAATTACCTCCCCGCGCATTACGAGTTGGAATCCAGGGCTGCGTCACTTGAGATCCCGGAGAATTCTGGTCCAATCTTAACGGTGGTCGGCAGCGTGAACAAAAATTCTCGCGAGCAGCTGCATCGATTGATGCGTAACTCCCGCGTAGCTTCAGTCTCTTTCCATTCCTTCAAAGCGGTATCCGCAACCGCAGACCGCGCGGAAGAGATGGAACGTGTCTATAACGAGGTCCGAGACAAAGCGCTGGAAGGACAAGATGTTGTCCTCTACTCCACCGCTGAACAGGTGGATATCGAACTGGCACGGGCAACGGGCGAAATTCGTGGTCTCAATCACACGGAAGTCAGCAATGAAATTGTACTCGCGATGGGTGAAATCTGTGCCAGACTGCTGGAAGAGGGACTATTCAAAGGGGTATCCATGACTGGTGGCGATACGGCTAAGCAAATCTGTCTGAAATGGAATATTAGCGGCTTCGAGCTGCTGGATGAGCTTGAAATCGGTGTACCGATCTCCAAGTTTATAGGGATTGATGATCTGCATGTGATTACCAAAGCTGGCGGATTCGGTAAACCCGATGTCTTTATCCATGCGATTCAAAAATTAAAAGGGGGTATTCTCGTATGAAACCTACAATTGGAATTACGATGGGCGACGCAGCAGGTATTGGACCGGAGATTATTATGAAAGCACTGGGTCATCAAGAAATGTACGATCAGTGCAATCCACTCGTTATCGGTGATGCGAAGATTCTGGAGCGTGTGTTGCCTGTCATCGGCTCAAGTCTGAACGTTAATGCGATTCAAGAGCCTTCTGAAGCCAAGTATGAATTCGGTACTGTGGATGTGATTGATCTGAACCTCGTTCCTGCGGATCTGGAATACGGTAAAGTATCTGCCGTGGCTGGGGATGCAGCATTCCAGTTTCTCGCCAAAGCTATTGATCTTGCTAAAAAACAGCAGATTCACTCCATCTGCACCGCGCCTTTGAACAAAGAAGCTCTCCATCAAGGGGGGCACCTGTATCCGGGGCACACCGAGATTCTGGCTGACCTGACGGATACGCAGGACTTCTCGATGATGCTGACCACGCCGAATCTGCGCGTTATTCACCTGACAACACACATGGGTCTGATCGATGCCATTGCGAGTATTAACCCGGAAAGAACCTACACCGTTGTGAAGCTTGCTCATGATACGTTGAAAAAAGCAGGCTTTGAGAATCCGCGCGTTGCCGTATGCGGAATCAATCCTCATGCCGGGGAGAACGGCTTGTTCGGTAATGGAGAAGAAGAAGAGAAACTGCAGCCCGGCATTGAGCGTGCGCAGCAGGAAGGCATTAACGTCGTTGGTCCACTCCCGGCGGACACACTCTTCTTCCGCGCTGGCCGCGGCGACTTCGATATCGTAGTAGCTTGCTACCACGACCAAGGCCATGCGCCAATTAAGGTAATGGGCATCGAGGAAGGCGTGAACATCACCGTTGGTCTGAAGGGCGGCATCATTCGTACGTCGGTTGACCACGGTACAGCCTTCGATATCGCCGGCAAAAATATCGCCGATGATAAAAGCATGCTGGCCGCCATCCGCTCTGCTATTGAGCTGGCGCCGAAAGATCATGTTTAAGAGTAGCCGTCATACGGGGACATGAGTGAGTCTGATCGTAAGATCAATTGTATTCGTATCGGTATATATTCGGTATTCGATAAATAGAAGGAAAAAGGCAAACCCTCTGTAAGTTCAAGGGTTTGCCTTTTTGTATATCGTCCACCCATTTATCCAGAACAATAGTCTTGGTTGGTATTATGGCCATCAAACATATGCTAAACTGATCATAATAAGCAAGTAAGTGTAGAACTCCTGCAGACCTGCAGTACACATCGATTACGTGAAGTTCACACCGACTTTAAATGATAAAAAGGAAGAGATTTAATGGGAAGAAAACAATCTTTTACTGAAACAGAGCTACTGGACACAACTAAAAAATTAATACTTGAGCATGGCTATGACGGTTTTCATCTCAAGCTGCTCTCACAGCATCTGTCCGGAGCCCGGAGCACGATATATCAATATTACGCGAATAAAGAAGAGATCGTTGCTGCTTGTATGAAGCGATCAATTGCAACCGTATTAGAGAATTCATTAGCCATTGATGAGACTGATCCAATGGATGCTCTTGAGCAACTGCTTCTGATCTACGCAGAAGAATCTACGCTCCATCAACTTCTGGGAGATGCCAGTAAAATTAATACGACTAATTCTGCTGCTGCAGCGAGAGATCTTGAATTTATTGAGGAAGCACATAGGACCCTAAAAATTCAATTATCACGCTTATTTGAACGTGCACAGCAGGATCAAGCCCTGCGACAAGATATTCCTCTACCTGTACTTATTGGTGTTTTTTTTAACTTAATTAATACGCCTAATATGCTAAATATCCCTACGCCTGATTGGGGGAAGCTGTTGTTTCAAATGTGGGTTGGGGGAGCCAAGAGCTAGATTTATTCTTGGATTAAATTTGACACATGTGTCATTTATATCGTTTAATTATATAAACCACGCGGCCGCACCTCTAATTTGACACATGTGTCAATAAAAATGAAAGAAGGAGTTGAACAGATCATGTTTTTAGCTATGAAGGAATTAATGCATAGTAAAATGAAATTTTTAATGATTATCATTATTTTTGTACTAATCGCTTGGTTGGTATTTATTTTATCCGGTCTGGGGAATGGATTATCTACGCTAGCTGCGTCAACATTCAAGACCATGAAGGCTGATTATGTCATCTTTGAAGAAGGGTCACAGTCTTCAATGAGCAAGTCGTTGCTGTCAGATCAATTGGTTGCTGAGGCAGAAAAGCTTCCAAATGTGGATGCTGCTGCACCCATGGGAAGTACGATGGCAACGGCACTGAAAGAGAATAGCACCAAGAATGAAGATAAGGTAGATATAGCGATTATAGGAATTGACCCAGGCAGCTTTTTGGAACCAGCTATTGTAGAAGGTGAAAGCCTGTCTTCCGAGAACCCTACGGGTGTCGTGGTGAATTCAACCATGAAAGATGAGGGCTATCAACTTGGGGACACGTTTCAACTGGATGGAACGACTGAATCATTGACAATTATCGGATATGTGGAGAATCAGACCTATAACCACGTTGCATCCGTATTTACTCCAATGGCTGAATGGCGGAAGATTACCTTCGCGGCTCCGGGTTCTGATAAAGGAGTTACTGGACCCGTCAATGCAATCATGTTACAAGGCAAGGATATCGATCCAAATGTAATTAATAACATGCTATCAGGTACGGATACGGTTACTCGAGCGGCAGCCGTTCAAGGTATGCCAGGGTACAAAGAAGAGAATGGTACGATTCTAATGATGCTTGCATTTTTGCTTGCAATCTCCGCATTTGTGCTTGGGGTATTCTTTTATGTCATCACGATGCAAAAGACCAATCAGTTCGGCATTATGAAAGCGATAGGCGCTAGTAACCGTTTCTTGGGAAAAGCCATTATCTCGCAAGTGTTTGTACTTTCGCTGACTAGTATTGTTGTTGGAATCTTGCTGACTTATGGGACAGCAGCAATTATGCCAAAAGGAATGCCATTTAAGCTGGAAACCAGTCTTGTCTTCAATTATTCTATTATCTTGCTGGTTATTGCTATGTTAAGTTCACTGGTATCTGTTCGCAAAATTACTAAGATTGATCCGCTTAAGGCGCTCGGGAGGGTTGAATAATGAGTAAGGGACTGCACATGCGGGAAGTCACCATGTATTATGCCGAAGGAAACAATCGGATCACCGCGCTTGATCATGTATCCATATCCGTGGAACCGGGGGAGTTTGTTGCTGTAGTTGGACCTTCTGGTTCTGGTAAAAGTACATTCTTATCTATTGCTGGGGCCATGCTGAAAGCCTCCGAAGGAGATATTCAACTAAACGGAAATCATATTTCGAAGCTTACGGAGAAAGAGCTATCTAATATAAGGCTGCAAGAAGTTGGATTTATTATGCAATCTTCAAATCTAGTTCCCTATCTAAATGTTCTGGATCAACTGCTAGTTGTAAAAAGGATGGCGGGGACGATTAAAAAAGAGGATAAGGCATTTGCCACCAAGCTGTTGGAAGAACTGGGGCTGGGTTTGAAGTTAAAAAGTTTTCCCGAAGAGTTATCCGGTGGTGAGAAACAACGGACAGCCATTGCTCGTTCTTTAATGAATAATCCCAACATCATCTTAGCTGATGAACCAACCGCCAGTTTGGATACCAAACGAGCCCATGAAGTGGTTAGTCTAATCGCGCAAGAAGTGAAATCACGCCAAAAAGCAGCCATTATGGTTACCCATGATGAGCGTATGCTTGAATATTGTGACAGAGTATATCGGATGTATGATGGCGGTTTGTCCCTAGCTGAGTCGTAAATATATGCACCAAACAATATACCATTTCTCTTCTCTATTCTTTCTTTTATAAAAAGCTTCTATTCAGAAAAGAGTAACATGTTAAGTAGATTTTAGCTCTGTCCATCACTCTCCTCGTCCCTCTCACTCTAGGCTCCCAAGTGATTCGGGGCTCTCACCCACAAGCATAACTTCACGCTCGCTCTGCGAATGTCTGCTTCGGCGATATGCACTTGGTGACATTCCGTTCTGTTTGTTGAAGATGCGATTGAACTGGGAAAAGCTTGTGAACCCACACTGTGCAGCAATATCTGTGATTTTCTCACTCGAATTCAGCAGCAATTGCTGAGCATTCCGAATACGGGTCATCTGCACATACTCCGTGAAGGTGAAGCCGGTAACCCTATTGAATTGGCGAGACAAGTGATGGGCACTTACATAAAAACGCTTGGATACTTCGTCCAAAGATAAATCCTGCTGATAATGGCTGTGAATATAAGAGGCAATGGCATACATGCGCCTGGACATCGTTGATCCAGTCTCTTCACGCACATACCCGTTCTCTGGTGAGTAACGATGAAGAGCACAGAGAAACTCCACGAACTTGCTATGAATCATAACCGATTGAAGTGCAGAAGGCTGCTGCGATATAGCAAAAATATCATTGATCGGCGCGAGGACTTCCTTGCGTCTTTCTTCTGTAAATCGGAATATCGGGATCGGTTTATCAAAGATTGAGAACAGCTCTGTGTAACCGCTATCAAGACCAGGTGTATTACGTGGCATGGCAAAGGTGATCATCAATCGTTTAGGCGGAGCACCCTTCGGATATTGCGTTTTATGCAGCAAAGAAGGCCGCAACAGAACGATATCCAGAGGCTGGATCTCATATAAACTGCCTTCA
The nucleotide sequence above comes from Paenibacillus sp. W2I17. Encoded proteins:
- a CDS encoding ABC transporter permease, with product MFLAMKELMHSKMKFLMIIIIFVLIAWLVFILSGLGNGLSTLAASTFKTMKADYVIFEEGSQSSMSKSLLSDQLVAEAEKLPNVDAAAPMGSTMATALKENSTKNEDKVDIAIIGIDPGSFLEPAIVEGESLSSENPTGVVVNSTMKDEGYQLGDTFQLDGTTESLTIIGYVENQTYNHVASVFTPMAEWRKITFAAPGSDKGVTGPVNAIMLQGKDIDPNVINNMLSGTDTVTRAAAVQGMPGYKEENGTILMMLAFLLAISAFVLGVFFYVITMQKTNQFGIMKAIGASNRFLGKAIISQVFVLSLTSIVVGILLTYGTAAIMPKGMPFKLETSLVFNYSIILLVIAMLSSLVSVRKITKIDPLKALGRVE
- a CDS encoding ABC transporter ATP-binding protein, encoding MSKGLHMREVTMYYAEGNNRITALDHVSISVEPGEFVAVVGPSGSGKSTFLSIAGAMLKASEGDIQLNGNHISKLTEKELSNIRLQEVGFIMQSSNLVPYLNVLDQLLVVKRMAGTIKKEDKAFATKLLEELGLGLKLKSFPEELSGGEKQRTAIARSLMNNPNIILADEPTASLDTKRAHEVVSLIAQEVKSRQKAAIMVTHDERMLEYCDRVYRMYDGGLSLAES
- a CDS encoding 2-keto-3-deoxygluconate permease encodes the protein MNIKATLDRIPGGMMVVPLLLGATINTFFPNALRIGGFTEALFVNSASTLIALFLFIAGTQITFKTAGSSVGKGLTLLTFKWVIGAALGFIAILFADSNGLFLGLAPLAIIAAMTNSNGGLYIALAGQYGKEDDKAAYPFLALSDGPFLTMVALSVFGAMGFANGMFSPMAFVAVLLPLIVGVIIGNLDRNLAEWLHKGSDKLVPFFAFALGMNISFSSIIQGGLSGILLGVLTVLLTGGIGFLLFKAIGWNPIVGASEGSTAGNAVGTPAAIVAANASFGPIAEIATVQIAASVVTTAILLPIFIGFLSKRLEKSGGVEKYNQRPTT
- a CDS encoding four-carbon acid sugar kinase family protein, with translation MKLAIIADDLTGANDSGVQLARHGLKTSVLFNMDEGPLTRYDAVVFDTDSRSISPQEAYDRVYRAAELLTNNGFETIFKKMDSTMRGNIGIEIDAVYDVVKPDFMMIAPGYPKNNRTILEGIHYLNGVPLADTEIAHDPKTPVTISYLPDLLKQQTKYEVGEITVADLEAGQNHIRTKLEQLKTNNIPYVMVDSTEERHLELILQMTRELDYTFTWAGSAGIANYLPAHYELESRAASLEIPENSGPILTVVGSVNKNSREQLHRLMRNSRVASVSFHSFKAVSATADRAEEMERVYNEVRDKALEGQDVVLYSTAEQVDIELARATGEIRGLNHTEVSNEIVLAMGEICARLLEEGLFKGVSMTGGDTAKQICLKWNISGFELLDELEIGVPISKFIGIDDLHVITKAGGFGKPDVFIHAIQKLKGGILV
- the pdxA gene encoding 4-hydroxythreonine-4-phosphate dehydrogenase PdxA, encoding MKPTIGITMGDAAGIGPEIIMKALGHQEMYDQCNPLVIGDAKILERVLPVIGSSLNVNAIQEPSEAKYEFGTVDVIDLNLVPADLEYGKVSAVAGDAAFQFLAKAIDLAKKQQIHSICTAPLNKEALHQGGHLYPGHTEILADLTDTQDFSMMLTTPNLRVIHLTTHMGLIDAIASINPERTYTVVKLAHDTLKKAGFENPRVAVCGINPHAGENGLFGNGEEEEKLQPGIERAQQEGINVVGPLPADTLFFRAGRGDFDIVVACYHDQGHAPIKVMGIEEGVNITVGLKGGIIRTSVDHGTAFDIAGKNIADDKSMLAAIRSAIELAPKDHV
- a CDS encoding TetR/AcrR family transcriptional regulator, translated to MGRKQSFTETELLDTTKKLILEHGYDGFHLKLLSQHLSGARSTIYQYYANKEEIVAACMKRSIATVLENSLAIDETDPMDALEQLLLIYAEESTLHQLLGDASKINTTNSAAAARDLEFIEEAHRTLKIQLSRLFERAQQDQALRQDIPLPVLIGVFFNLINTPNMLNIPTPDWGKLLFQMWVGGAKS
- a CDS encoding AraC family transcriptional regulator, which translates into the protein MTPSILAYEQGYAIHVNQPGDSLFYHLDYDERSHELNMEFQHFHDCYEICILLDRTAAHIIEGSLYEIQPLDIVLLRPSLLHKTQYPKGAPPKRLMITFAMPRNTPGLDSGYTELFSIFDKPIPIFRFTEERRKEVLAPINDIFAISQQPSALQSVMIHSKFVEFLCALHRYSPENGYVREETGSTMSRRMYAIASYIHSHYQQDLSLDEVSKRFYVSAHHLSRQFNRVTGFTFTEYVQMTRIRNAQQLLLNSSEKITDIAAQCGFTSFSQFNRIFNKQNGMSPSAYRRSRHSQSEREVMLVGESPESLGSLE